DNA sequence from the Nitrospirota bacterium genome:
ATGAGAGGAGCTCGGCGGGGTTCTCCGGGGGCTCCCCGGCAGGGAGGAGCACCAGCTTTCCTATGCCTGTCCTGACAAGGACATCCTGGAGCTCCGCCTTCCCGCTCAGATAGTCGCTGAGCCCGCAGCGGGGATTGAGACCGAGATAGGTGTGGACCGACGGCATTCTGAGGTCCGCATCGACAAGGAGCACCGTATGGTCGATCTCCTGGGCGAGGGCCAAGGCGAGATTGATCGCGGTGAGGGACTTTCCCTCGCCGCCGGTAGTGCTCGCCACCATGATGATATTCCGGAAGTCCTTTGCCGTATCCCTGATGAGACGGGCCCGGAGCCTCTTGTACTGCTCTGCATTCGCCGAAAAGGGGTCGGTAATGCAGACGACATGGGGATCGACCAGTGCGGCATCGATCACCTCGGGGCCGGACACGAAGGTGTGCTGCCCTGCGCCATTCCGGCTCTCTGCGGGTTGCGGCGGCGCACCCGGGCCCAGCTCGCGGGCCTCGACCGCCTTCTCCAATGCCTTCTCTATCTTGCTCATTCGTTGCTCCTTATGGGTTAGTAACCGCTGTCAGCTCTCAGCCATCAGCTTTCCCCGTGCTGACCGCTGACGGCTGACGGTTAAAAGCTGATAATAGTGATCCCCATGTAGCGGTAGAGCGCCTCTTTTATCAGCACCAGGAGGATAACACTGACGTATGCCCCTGCAGCAGCGAATATCTTTCGCTCCATCCTCTTTGCCGCCATCAGCTTCGCATCAGCGACCTCGATGCGTTGTATCGAAGCGAGGACCGGCAGCTTGAGCACTGTCTCGATGGAATCGTCATCCTTGAAGGAGGGGCTCAGCGCCTCCAGCGCCAGCGCCGCACCGAAGCCCGCTGCAAGGCCGAGCCCGATGCCCATCAGGATCAGCTTCACCCGGTCGGGCTTGACCGGAATGACGGGGAGGACCGCGGGATCCACGACCCTGAAGGCCTCGGACTTGTCGGTGAGCTCGAGGTCCTTCGAGACCCTCGCCTGCTCGAGCTTCTGGAGCAGGTCGTCATAAATCTTCTGGTAGACATTCCTGTCCCGCATCAGCTTCATCCATTCTTCCTGGCCCTTCGGCATGCTGCCGAGGATGCCCTGAGCAGTCTGCTGCTGCCGGGCCAGCTCCCCTGCACGCGCACGGAGCGATTCGATTTCAGCGTCGGTCTTGGCCAGGTCCTCCTTCAGCTGCTGATAGATAGGGTTCAAGGTCGATGTCTCGGAGCCGGTGGTGTCCGGCGGCGCATCCTTTGCCCGGGCGATCTCCCGTTTCAGCTCCTCGATCTCCCCCTTGATCTTGATGATCTCGGGATGGTTGTCGGTGAACTTAGCGGAGAGGAGGACGATCTGGTTGCTGAGGTAGTTGAGCCGCGACTGGGGAGATCCCTCACGGGTTACCATGGCGACGGTCAGCTCCTTCTCGCCGGATATCTGCTTCTTGAGATTGTCCCGACGCCTCGTCAGCTCCTTCAGCCTTATCTCCGTCTCTATCTTCGCGGTCTGGAAGTTCTCCACCCTGCCGAGCAGCGTGGCTTCGCTCTGGGGGATCATGCTCGGGTGCTTCTCCCTGAACTCCCTCATCTGCTTGTCCGACTCCTCGAGCTTTGCCTTGTACTCCATGAGCTGGCTCTGGATGAACTCGAAGGCGCCGTAGGCGTCGGATCTCCTGAACCCGAGGTTCTCCTCGATATACTCGCTCACCAGCGTATTGACAATATCGCGGGCCTTCCGCGGATCCGGCCCGGTGTAGGCGATGGTGAAGAGGTCGGCCGTCTCCTTGCCCCGCGGCGTTTTTATGGTAATCGCGAGGCTGGAACGTACATTCTCGATGAGGCTCTCGTATTTGTCGGGAGTCCTGGCGTAGACATCCATGTCGAGCTTCTTGATGACCCGCTCTATGATATTACGGCTTATCAGCCGGTCCTTGATCGTCCTCAGCCGCTCCTCCATACTCGTAGCAACGCCGACGCCCTTTATGAGCGGGTCCATCACCGCGCTCCGCTGGACGAAGACGGTGGAGCTCGCCTCGTAACTCTCGGGCCAGAAGAAGCTCCCCCAGGTAAATCCGGAGGCGACGACGAGAAAGATCGCGAGTATGAGATACCGGTGCTTGAGGACCACTCCCCAGTACCGGCGCACATCGAATTCCTTGGTCGTCTGCGATGCCATCGTCCCCCCCTAAAAGATGCCCGACTTGACCCTGACGATATCGCCCGGTTTCAGGGGCAGGTTCTTGTCGAGGTCGCCGCCCTTGATGACATCCTTCATTCTCACCTCGATGTTTTTCACCTCGTCGCCCTCTTTCCTG
Encoded proteins:
- a CDS encoding XrtA-associated tyrosine autokinase — translated: MSKIEKALEKAVEARELGPGAPPQPAESRNGAGQHTFVSGPEVIDAALVDPHVVCITDPFSANAEQYKRLRARLIRDTAKDFRNIIMVASTTGGEGKSLTAINLALALAQEIDHTVLLVDADLRMPSVHTYLGLNPRCGLSDYLSGKAELQDVLVRTGIGKLVLLPAGEPPENPAELLSSGRMKELVKEMKHRYKDRYIIFDTSPVLITADALSLSRHMDGVVFVVHADRTHQKDVARALALIRGTPVLGVVLNDIPGYLARTADSYYRYRYGDQKRSAAVGQQPEEKQKP
- a CDS encoding XrtA system polysaccharide chain length determinant yields the protein MASQTTKEFDVRRYWGVVLKHRYLILAIFLVVASGFTWGSFFWPESYEASSTVFVQRSAVMDPLIKGVGVATSMEERLRTIKDRLISRNIIERVIKKLDMDVYARTPDKYESLIENVRSSLAITIKTPRGKETADLFTIAYTGPDPRKARDIVNTLVSEYIEENLGFRRSDAYGAFEFIQSQLMEYKAKLEESDKQMREFREKHPSMIPQSEATLLGRVENFQTAKIETEIRLKELTRRRDNLKKQISGEKELTVAMVTREGSPQSRLNYLSNQIVLLSAKFTDNHPEIIKIKGEIEELKREIARAKDAPPDTTGSETSTLNPIYQQLKEDLAKTDAEIESLRARAGELARQQQTAQGILGSMPKGQEEWMKLMRDRNVYQKIYDDLLQKLEQARVSKDLELTDKSEAFRVVDPAVLPVIPVKPDRVKLILMGIGLGLAAGFGAALALEALSPSFKDDDSIETVLKLPVLASIQRIEVADAKLMAAKRMERKIFAAAGAYVSVILLVLIKEALYRYMGITIISF